Proteins encoded by one window of Mustela erminea isolate mMusErm1 chromosome 5, mMusErm1.Pri, whole genome shotgun sequence:
- the LOC116589887 gene encoding uncharacterized protein LOC116589887, translated as MQGDGSCTAAPWGLNQQTPPSPLMEPFTQRSTLGRVTGAGEIAVIKERPSCEAAHSLARPELSGRYSGSRGSTRAPPRDTPGNEAAPRPAAPGHADTTPRMGQGASWSPPRGQSRRSRTLLKIGQLSFEILPNPRSPEPGDLLFLAADDVTFPWCSVSRVIRTHPLSSVPTRTVPSVHPGLSADIYRITHLLDGDDGVNLSVSLIYQHRFNGDYEQL; from the exons ATGCAGGGGGACGGATCCTGCACAGCTGCTCCCTGGGGTCTCAACCAACAAACTCCCCCGTCTCCACTCATGGAGCCATTTACACAACGAAGCACTCTGGGCCGTGTGACAGGCGCTGGGGAAATAGCGGTGATCAAGGAACGGCCCAGCTGTGAGGCGGCACACAGCCTAGCTCGGCCCGAGCTGTCGGGCAGATACTCGGGTTCCCGGGGGTCCACACGAGCACCGCCCAGGGACACCCCCGGTAACGAGGCAGCCCCACGGCCAGCAGCGCCCGGCCATGCGGACACGACGCCAAGGATGGGCCAAGGGGCGAGCTGGAGTCCGCCGCGCGGGCAAAGCAGGAGGAGCCGCACGTTGTTGAAAATAGGACAG CTATCCTTCGAGATCCTTCCCAACCCCAGGAGCCCCGAACCAGGTGACCTGCTGTTTCTCGCAGCAGATGACGTCACGTTCCCTTGGTGCAGTGTAAGCAGAGTCATCCGGACCcaccctctgtcctctgtccccacaAGGACAGTCCCTTCCGTGCacccagggctctctgctgacATCTACCGCATCACTCACCTGCTGGATGGAGACGACGGCGTGAACCTAAGCGTGTCCCTTATTTACCAACACCGCTTCAACGGTGACTATGAACAGCTGTAA